In the genome of Chryseobacterium arthrosphaerae, one region contains:
- the groL gene encoding chaperonin GroEL (60 kDa chaperone family; promotes refolding of misfolded polypeptides especially under stressful conditions; forms two stacked rings of heptamers to form a barrel-shaped 14mer; ends can be capped by GroES; misfolded proteins enter the barrel where they are refolded when GroES binds), with product MAKEIKFDIESRDALKRGVDALANAVKVTLGPKGRNVVIEKSFGAPHVTKDGVSVAKEIELEDKVENMGAQMVKEVASKTNDIAGDGTTTATVLAQAIVREGLKNVAAGANPMDLKRGIDKAVTAVVENLKSQSQEVGDSSEKIKQVASISANNDDTIGSLIAEAFGKVGKEGVITVEEAKGTDTTVDVVEGMQFDRGYQSPYFVTNPEKMLAELENPYILLVEKKISSMKELLPVLEPIAQGGKSLLIISEEVEGEALATLVVNKLRGSLKIAAVKAPGFGDRRKAMLEDIAILTGGQVISEEQGFTMENISLDMLGTAEKVTIDKDNTTVVNGGGDEAKIKGRVAQIKAQMETTTSDYDREKLQERLAKLAGGVAVLYVGAASEVEMKEKKDRVDDALHATRAAVEEGIVAGGGVALVRAISALDNLSGSNADETTGIKIVKRAIEEPLRQIVANAGGEGSVIVAKVAEGSGDFGYNAKTDEYVQMLEAGIIDPTKVTRVALENAASVSGMLLTTECVITEVKSAEPAMPMGGGMPGMM from the coding sequence CTAAAGGAAGAAACGTAGTGATCGAAAAATCTTTCGGTGCTCCGCACGTAACTAAGGACGGTGTTTCTGTAGCTAAAGAAATCGAACTTGAAGATAAAGTAGAAAACATGGGAGCTCAGATGGTAAAAGAAGTAGCTTCCAAAACCAACGATATCGCAGGAGACGGTACTACTACCGCTACTGTACTGGCACAGGCTATTGTAAGAGAAGGTCTTAAGAACGTAGCTGCAGGTGCTAACCCAATGGATCTTAAAAGAGGGATCGACAAAGCAGTAACAGCTGTTGTGGAAAACCTTAAATCTCAATCTCAGGAGGTTGGAGATTCTTCAGAAAAAATCAAGCAGGTTGCTTCTATCTCTGCTAACAATGACGATACAATCGGTTCTTTAATCGCTGAAGCGTTCGGAAAAGTTGGTAAAGAAGGGGTAATCACTGTAGAAGAGGCTAAAGGTACTGATACAACAGTAGATGTTGTAGAAGGTATGCAGTTCGACAGAGGATACCAGTCACCATACTTCGTGACGAATCCTGAGAAAATGTTAGCTGAACTGGAAAACCCATATATCCTTTTAGTAGAGAAGAAAATCTCTTCAATGAAAGAATTGCTACCGGTTCTTGAGCCAATTGCACAAGGTGGTAAATCTCTATTAATCATCTCTGAAGAAGTTGAAGGTGAAGCTTTAGCTACTCTGGTAGTAAACAAACTAAGAGGTTCTCTTAAAATTGCTGCTGTAAAAGCTCCTGGATTCGGAGACAGAAGAAAAGCAATGTTAGAAGATATCGCAATCCTTACAGGTGGACAGGTGATTTCTGAAGAGCAAGGTTTCACAATGGAAAACATCTCTTTGGATATGCTTGGAACTGCTGAGAAAGTAACCATCGACAAAGACAACACAACTGTTGTAAACGGTGGTGGTGACGAAGCGAAAATCAAAGGAAGAGTAGCTCAGATCAAAGCTCAGATGGAAACTACAACTTCTGACTACGACAGAGAAAAACTTCAGGAAAGACTGGCTAAGTTAGCTGGTGGTGTGGCTGTTCTTTACGTAGGAGCTGCTTCTGAAGTAGAAATGAAAGAGAAAAAAGACAGAGTAGATGATGCCCTACACGCTACAAGAGCTGCTGTAGAAGAAGGTATCGTTGCTGGTGGTGGTGTTGCTTTAGTAAGAGCCATCTCTGCACTTGACAATCTTTCAGGATCTAACGCTGACGAAACTACAGGGATCAAAATCGTGAAAAGAGCAATCGAAGAGCCATTAAGACAAATCGTTGCCAACGCAGGTGGTGAAGGTTCTGTAATCGTTGCTAAAGTAGCAGAAGGATCAGGAGACTTCGGATACAACGCTAAAACTGACGAGTATGTTCAAATGCTTGAAGCAGGTATCATTGACCCGACTAAAGTAACAAGAGTTGCCCTTGAAAATGCAGCTTCTGTATCTGGAATGCTTCTAACAACTGAATGTGTTATCACTGAAGTGAAGAGCGCTGAACCAGCTATGCCAATGGGTGGTGGAATGCCAGGAATGATGTAA
- a CDS encoding Kelch repeat-containing protein produces the protein MKTKLFLLSLFGALLAHAQNLHFQKLAHMTAGRGAAASVIANDNIYISNGYTEKGDDRSVEKYNITDNRWSVFNTTLTSKRFSSSEVYNNKIYIFNGLGNCHLEILDLATNTITDGAVNPNYAGSSGSAIHNGKIYVFGGSGLNGAPIYSDQFQYYDIASDTWNPLPDMPTAKETKGKIVNNKLYVIGGFNGTSSNLIDVFDLDTNRWTHQYKMPVGVSGHSLAVADSKIFIVGDYDNQSFLAYFDTVTHQFRQISSNMLPRRHAAAEVYDNKLYIMGGNTTSLPSSSIGSTQVADLNELAINLNIPLSP, from the coding sequence ATGAAAACAAAATTATTTCTCCTCTCACTTTTCGGCGCATTGCTGGCTCATGCACAGAACCTTCATTTTCAAAAACTCGCCCACATGACTGCCGGCAGAGGTGCTGCAGCAAGCGTAATAGCGAATGACAACATTTATATAAGCAATGGCTATACGGAAAAGGGAGATGACCGTTCTGTTGAAAAATATAATATTACGGATAACCGCTGGAGTGTTTTCAATACCACCCTGACTTCCAAAAGATTTTCCAGTTCGGAAGTGTACAACAATAAGATCTATATCTTTAACGGCTTAGGGAACTGTCATCTTGAAATTTTAGATCTTGCCACCAATACCATAACGGACGGAGCTGTAAATCCTAATTATGCCGGAAGTTCCGGCTCTGCCATACATAATGGTAAAATATATGTGTTTGGCGGCAGCGGACTGAACGGAGCTCCTATATATTCTGATCAATTTCAGTATTACGATATTGCTTCAGATACCTGGAACCCATTACCGGATATGCCCACCGCCAAAGAAACAAAAGGCAAAATTGTGAATAATAAGCTTTATGTGATCGGCGGTTTCAACGGTACCTCTTCCAACCTGATAGATGTTTTTGATCTCGACACGAATCGCTGGACCCATCAGTATAAAATGCCTGTTGGGGTATCCGGCCACTCATTAGCCGTAGCCGATAGTAAGATTTTTATTGTAGGTGATTATGACAATCAATCTTTTCTGGCCTATTTTGATACGGTGACCCATCAGTTCCGTCAGATATCATCCAATATGCTTCCCCGGAGGCACGCAGCAGCTGAAGTATATGACAATAAACTCTACATCATGGGTGGGAACACAACCTCCCTTCCCTCTTCATCTATCGGAAGTACACAAGTTGCAGATCTTAATGAATTAGCAATCAATCTGAACATACCGTTATCTCCATAG
- a CDS encoding serine hydrolase domain-containing protein — translation MPYHKQLFLLSAIFLFLINCTLAQQKKVLQIDSLMKRSAQTGAFNGNVLVAKNNKIIYHASLGFTDVTKTKKLTADYRFHIGSITKEFTAVALMQLQEQGRLKTDDHVSRYMPELPQWAHKVTIKNLLQYTSGIPNVNWKKIKNDKDLYEGLRLVDSLDFKPGTQYDYNISNLFLRQFIIERLTGIPFNQYAEKFIFKPCKMATSIMTPFENENNIARGFNSKSVPDKADLPITGGTYLTTQDLLKWSKCLQSNTLINADSLFELGQQFDQPETQSSLGQAKFKDRKLIEHLHDGRSGSYEAILVSDLNEKTTIILLGNNYNGKLFEISDGITAILKNEKYSFPKK, via the coding sequence ATGCCTTATCATAAGCAGCTCTTTCTACTTTCCGCCATTTTTTTATTTCTGATCAACTGTACATTGGCTCAGCAAAAAAAAGTCCTTCAGATTGATTCTCTGATGAAACGCTCAGCACAAACCGGAGCTTTTAACGGGAATGTTCTGGTTGCAAAAAATAATAAAATAATCTATCATGCTTCTTTGGGCTTTACAGATGTTACAAAGACGAAAAAACTCACCGCTGATTACAGATTTCATATTGGTTCCATTACCAAAGAATTCACAGCGGTTGCTCTGATGCAATTACAGGAACAGGGCAGATTGAAAACAGATGATCATGTTTCCCGATACATGCCGGAACTTCCCCAATGGGCCCATAAAGTCACCATAAAAAACTTACTGCAGTATACGAGCGGAATTCCCAATGTAAACTGGAAAAAAATAAAAAATGACAAAGACCTGTATGAAGGATTACGACTTGTAGATTCACTGGATTTTAAACCAGGTACCCAATACGATTATAACATCAGCAATCTGTTTTTACGTCAGTTTATTATTGAAAGATTAACAGGAATACCATTTAATCAGTATGCTGAAAAATTTATTTTCAAGCCCTGCAAAATGGCAACTTCCATCATGACTCCTTTTGAAAATGAAAACAATATAGCCAGGGGATTCAACAGTAAATCAGTACCCGATAAAGCTGATCTGCCCATCACCGGCGGAACTTATTTAACGACTCAAGATCTGTTGAAATGGTCGAAATGTCTTCAGTCCAATACATTAATCAATGCAGACTCGTTATTTGAACTCGGACAGCAATTTGACCAGCCGGAAACCCAATCTTCCTTAGGGCAGGCCAAATTTAAAGACAGAAAATTAATTGAACATCTGCACGATGGGAGGTCCGGAAGCTATGAAGCGATTTTGGTTTCTGATCTGAATGAAAAAACGACCATAATCCTTCTGGGAAATAACTATAACGGGAAATTATTTGAAATTTCTGATGGAATTACAGCCATTTTGAAAAACGAAAAGTATAGTTTTCCAAAAAAATAA
- a CDS encoding ligand-binding sensor domain-containing protein, with the protein MKRTVLLLLTFFNLTLINAQHLYPEKYKDCSLSSFCLDCGETKAKPQNSITNELLNKFDKKSLHKITGKIEVQILIDEKGKPCLLSSLNQTNISSKKLGLQDAINSTANWEPAISENKKTNSSVSLIFEFENGNFSAKRRVFDFKNQSNAKSVGTPDIKGTNKEKLSKEWTVFTQQNSELPWDMTRAVANDLDNNIWIGTDNGIVKINNEKWEHFNSKNTLISSPPYNKNETASVRDLEVDKNNNKWFVADWDVYRYDNKNWTKYDSINSPIKWARKIFVDHSNNVWFTSWNGVAKFDGKNWSVIDKKNSNLPTDKILGVYVDKKDRIWMGTFEGNVMIENGETKLLNDKNSPLSKAYISKVYEDKKGNLWFDLYKGKSDEAGIYVLDEQQKWTRINHPNRKMFSENTINDFYLDEESNLLWITLNGVGVLSYDTNSKKWETYTNENSNVPSIHCERITKDKDGSIWIATYAGVIKLNK; encoded by the coding sequence ATGAAAAGAACAGTACTTTTATTATTGACCTTCTTTAATTTAACATTAATCAATGCCCAACATCTTTATCCCGAAAAATATAAAGATTGCAGTTTAAGCTCCTTCTGTCTTGACTGTGGTGAAACTAAAGCTAAACCTCAAAACTCAATAACAAATGAATTGCTGAACAAATTTGATAAAAAGAGTCTACATAAAATAACAGGAAAAATTGAAGTACAAATTTTAATTGACGAAAAGGGCAAACCCTGCTTGCTAAGTTCATTAAACCAAACTAATATTTCCTCAAAAAAATTAGGTCTGCAGGATGCTATAAACTCAACAGCCAATTGGGAACCTGCGATTTCAGAAAATAAAAAAACAAATAGCTCTGTTTCGCTCATTTTTGAATTTGAAAACGGCAACTTTTCTGCAAAGCGCAGAGTTTTTGATTTTAAAAACCAATCCAATGCAAAATCTGTTGGAACACCTGATATAAAAGGAACGAATAAAGAGAAACTTTCAAAAGAGTGGACTGTATTCACCCAACAAAACTCAGAATTACCCTGGGATATGACAAGAGCTGTTGCGAATGATCTGGACAATAATATCTGGATTGGAACAGATAACGGCATTGTAAAAATCAATAATGAGAAATGGGAACATTTTAACTCGAAAAATACATTAATATCTTCTCCTCCTTATAATAAAAATGAAACAGCATCAGTACGAGATTTGGAAGTTGATAAAAACAACAATAAATGGTTTGTTGCTGATTGGGATGTATATCGATATGACAATAAAAACTGGACAAAATACGACTCAATAAACTCTCCAATAAAGTGGGCAAGAAAAATATTTGTTGACCATTCAAATAATGTATGGTTTACATCCTGGAATGGTGTCGCAAAATTTGATGGAAAGAATTGGTCCGTAATTGACAAAAAAAATTCAAATCTACCCACTGACAAAATCCTTGGCGTTTATGTAGACAAGAAAGATAGGATTTGGATGGGAACCTTTGAAGGAAACGTAATGATTGAAAACGGGGAAACGAAATTGCTGAATGATAAGAATTCGCCTTTATCAAAAGCGTACATTTCAAAAGTCTATGAAGATAAAAAAGGAAATTTATGGTTTGATTTATACAAAGGTAAATCAGATGAAGCTGGAATTTATGTATTAGATGAACAACAAAAATGGACCAGAATAAACCACCCGAATCGTAAAATGTTCAGTGAAAATACAATCAATGATTTTTATTTGGATGAAGAAAGCAATTTGTTGTGGATAACATTAAACGGAGTTGGAGTTTTAAGCTATGATACAAACTCAAAAAAATGGGAAACTTACACTAATGAAAATTCAAACGTTCCAAGTATTCACTGTGAGAGAATAACGAAAGACAAAGATGGTTCGATCTGGATTGCGACTTATGCCGGAGTAATCAAACTTAATAAATAA
- a CDS encoding alpha/beta fold hydrolase, with protein MTRLLKIIFLFLFLFNHTVNAQEKKDYALLTGDQVKLHVKKSGKGPVCIFIHGGPGAWSQSFENLGGNKLESDLTMVYYDQRGSGYSGNSPEGNYSLDRMAEDIEEIRKQYGTEKIHLLAHSFGGILATHYAQKYPDHVKGIILANCTLNIKYSLQQQISYMNRLMDTDFKAEDATLLADFMKAKNELVKRGLDYKMLSDCKENIELLNKIDRKNPSSFEFAQKAFTIQEYWKDYTPVTSSIKIPALIITGTRDHSIGEKHFTSFSFPDQQVVEINGGHILYYEENKKFVKAISDFIHKTDRQIF; from the coding sequence ATGACCAGACTTTTAAAAATCATTTTCCTTTTTCTGTTTCTCTTCAACCATACCGTAAATGCTCAGGAAAAAAAAGATTACGCTCTGCTGACCGGCGATCAGGTAAAACTGCATGTTAAAAAATCCGGAAAGGGACCTGTATGTATTTTTATTCATGGCGGCCCGGGTGCCTGGAGCCAGTCATTTGAAAATCTGGGCGGAAATAAACTGGAATCTGATCTTACTATGGTATACTATGACCAGAGAGGAAGCGGATACTCCGGGAATTCTCCGGAAGGGAATTATTCATTAGACAGAATGGCTGAAGATATTGAAGAGATCCGAAAGCAGTACGGCACAGAAAAAATTCACCTTTTAGCCCATTCATTCGGTGGGATCCTGGCAACTCATTATGCTCAAAAATATCCTGATCATGTAAAAGGAATCATCCTGGCCAACTGTACACTGAATATAAAATACTCTCTTCAGCAGCAGATCAGCTATATGAACAGGCTGATGGATACTGATTTTAAGGCAGAAGATGCCACATTACTGGCAGATTTCATGAAAGCAAAAAATGAACTGGTAAAAAGAGGATTGGATTATAAAATGCTCTCTGACTGCAAAGAAAATATAGAGCTATTGAATAAAATTGACCGCAAGAACCCAAGCTCTTTTGAATTTGCCCAAAAAGCATTTACCATACAGGAATACTGGAAGGATTACACCCCTGTGACCTCCTCTATAAAAATTCCAGCGCTCATCATTACAGGAACAAGAGACCACTCTATCGGAGAAAAACATTTCACCTCTTTTTCATTTCCTGATCAGCAGGTAGTGGAAATCAATGGCGGCCATATCCTCTATTATGAAGAAAATAAAAAATTTGTAAAAGCAATTTCTGATTTCATCCATAAAACAGACCGCCAGATCTTTTAA
- a CDS encoding alpha/beta hydrolase family protein codes for MKTNFIPELIIWFSLIAFPETAPAQSTDFTIRDVKFESQNITLAGSILEPKKLSAAVVIVHGSDPVKREMEFAKRLAKEGIAVFTYDKRGVGESGGVYVGPSVGTNNIDTTNLNLLAHDANSAVQTFRTYLKDKKIPIGLVGFSQAGWIIPMAASKNPQIDFMVLFSGPTITTLEQLRFQFYTNGNHNFWENHTEADAIDHTLNDPDKYQFAATDPKTYLSTLSIPGLWLFGEKDIQIPVKLCIEQLHTLKAKGKPFEYISFPKLGHNTSSSNDTAPVDIAIQWIKQKASNSKNPKS; via the coding sequence ATGAAAACTAACTTTATTCCTGAATTAATTATTTGGTTTTCATTAATTGCTTTCCCGGAAACGGCACCTGCACAATCCACCGACTTTACCATTCGGGATGTAAAATTTGAAAGTCAGAATATCACTCTTGCAGGCTCCATTTTAGAACCTAAAAAACTATCGGCGGCAGTTGTCATTGTTCACGGCTCAGATCCGGTAAAAAGAGAAATGGAATTCGCCAAACGTCTTGCTAAAGAAGGCATTGCTGTATTCACCTATGACAAACGTGGAGTTGGAGAATCAGGCGGTGTATATGTAGGACCATCTGTTGGCACCAATAATATTGACACAACCAATCTTAATCTATTAGCTCATGATGCCAATTCAGCAGTGCAAACATTCAGAACCTATTTAAAAGATAAAAAAATACCTATTGGATTAGTTGGCTTCAGTCAGGCAGGGTGGATCATCCCAATGGCGGCAAGCAAAAATCCGCAAATTGACTTTATGGTTTTATTTAGCGGACCCACCATTACCACTCTGGAACAACTCCGGTTTCAGTTTTATACTAATGGAAACCATAATTTTTGGGAAAATCATACAGAAGCAGATGCCATTGATCATACGCTAAATGATCCCGACAAATATCAATTTGCAGCAACTGACCCCAAGACCTATCTGAGTACGCTTTCAATTCCCGGGCTTTGGCTTTTTGGTGAAAAAGACATACAGATCCCGGTAAAGTTATGTATAGAACAATTACATACGCTTAAAGCGAAGGGCAAACCTTTCGAATACATTTCTTTTCCCAAACTGGGGCACAATACTTCTTCCAGTAACGATACAGCTCCCGTTGATATTGCGATCCAATGGATCAAGCAGAAAGCTTCCAATAGTAAAAACCCTAAATCCTAA
- a CDS encoding DUF2461 domain-containing protein, producing the protein MKQAFEFLTHLRENNNREWFASHKSEYDSIVKENKVFFNQIYSELQEYDHLKGIHIFRIYRDVRFSKDQTPYKTNFGVGYSRSKPMLRGGYYIQLEPGNSFAGGGFWGPDAKDLLRIRKEFEISTAEIEKITSDKTFIRYFGTLNGDSVKTAPRGFDKNHPAIDLIRKKQYIVMRKFTDKEVLSDNFQKEVIQTLLAMRPFFDYMSEVLTTDLNGEPLF; encoded by the coding sequence ATGAAACAAGCATTTGAATTCCTCACTCATCTAAGAGAAAACAACAACCGGGAATGGTTTGCCAGCCACAAATCCGAATACGATTCTATCGTTAAAGAAAATAAAGTATTTTTTAATCAGATCTATTCTGAGCTTCAGGAATATGATCATCTTAAAGGAATCCATATTTTCAGGATTTACAGGGATGTTCGCTTTTCTAAGGATCAGACGCCGTATAAAACCAATTTCGGAGTTGGATATTCCCGTTCAAAGCCTATGCTGAGAGGCGGATACTATATTCAGCTGGAACCCGGCAACAGTTTTGCAGGTGGAGGATTCTGGGGACCGGATGCAAAGGATTTGCTTCGTATCCGTAAAGAATTCGAAATCAGTACTGCGGAAATTGAAAAAATCACCTCAGATAAAACCTTTATCAGATATTTCGGGACCCTCAATGGCGATTCTGTAAAAACAGCGCCCCGGGGATTTGATAAAAACCACCCTGCCATAGATTTAATCAGAAAAAAACAATACATTGTCATGCGGAAATTCACAGACAAAGAAGTCCTGTCTGACAATTTTCAGAAGGAGGTTATTCAAACCTTACTGGCCATGCGTCCCTTTTTTGATTATATGAGTGAAGTCCTGACAACGGATCTGAATGGTGAACCTTTATTTTAA
- a CDS encoding DUF1801 domain-containing protein: MIIQNQIEEYIASQSESKSRDMKALHHLITELIPECRLWFLDGRNSEGKIVSNPNIGYGHHTITYTDGSTKEFYQIGMSANTTGISLYILDIDDKTYLSRIYGEKIGKAKVTGYCIKFKALKDINIEVLKTALQAGCKQ, translated from the coding sequence ATGATCATTCAGAATCAAATAGAAGAATACATTGCCAGCCAATCTGAATCCAAAAGCAGGGACATGAAGGCTCTTCATCATCTCATCACAGAGCTCATACCAGAATGCCGGCTATGGTTTCTGGATGGTAGAAACAGTGAAGGTAAAATTGTTTCCAATCCGAATATAGGCTATGGACACCACACGATTACCTATACCGATGGAAGCACAAAAGAATTTTATCAGATCGGAATGAGTGCCAATACAACAGGAATTTCTCTTTATATTTTAGATATTGATGATAAAACCTATTTATCCAGAATTTATGGTGAAAAAATAGGTAAAGCCAAAGTAACCGGATATTGTATTAAATTTAAAGCACTTAAAGATATTAATATTGAAGTTCTCAAGACAGCGTTGCAAGCGGGCTGTAAACAATAA
- a CDS encoding MBOAT family O-acyltransferase, whose translation MLFNSIGFAIFLPVVFLLYWLVTNKNLRLQNILLLLASYYFYACWDWRFLFLLMFSTLLDYCTGLKMQEAENQKGKRFWFWLSITINLGFLGVFKYYNFFAQSFAEAISHVGLQVNPWTLQVILPVGISFYTFHGLSYVIDVYKDRIRAESNFVDYAVFVSFFPLLVAGPIERATHLLPQIKKRRTFNYTQAVDGLRQILWGLFKKIVIADNCAEFVNQIFNSSADQSGSTLALGAVLFAFQIYGDFSGYSDIAIGTARLFGIDLLRNFAFPYFSRDIAEFWRRWHISLSSWFKDYLYIPLGGSKGGNWMRIRNTFIIFIVSGFWHGANWTFIVWGALNALFIMPSIIMKTNRNHLETVAQGNILPTVKEFFQMTVTFSLAVLAWIFFRAENISHAFSYISGIFSRSLFSIPTITPRLLMLLIIIFMVIEWLGREQQYAIAKLGLQWKSPVRYAMYYAIIIAIFWFAGKDQQFIYFQF comes from the coding sequence ATGCTTTTCAACTCAATAGGCTTTGCCATATTTTTACCCGTAGTATTTCTGCTGTATTGGCTGGTCACAAACAAAAATCTCAGGCTTCAGAATATATTACTACTTCTGGCAAGCTATTACTTTTATGCCTGCTGGGACTGGCGCTTTTTGTTTTTACTGATGTTTTCTACCCTTTTAGACTATTGTACAGGTTTGAAAATGCAGGAAGCAGAAAATCAGAAAGGAAAACGGTTTTGGTTTTGGCTAAGCATCACCATCAATCTTGGGTTTCTTGGCGTATTCAAATATTACAACTTCTTTGCACAATCTTTTGCCGAAGCAATCTCTCATGTAGGTCTGCAGGTAAATCCATGGACCCTGCAGGTAATTCTTCCGGTGGGAATTTCGTTCTATACATTTCACGGCCTTTCATATGTAATAGATGTTTACAAAGACCGAATCAGGGCAGAAAGTAACTTTGTGGACTATGCTGTTTTTGTGAGCTTCTTTCCTTTACTTGTTGCCGGCCCTATTGAAAGGGCAACGCATTTGTTACCTCAGATCAAAAAAAGACGGACTTTCAATTACACACAAGCCGTTGACGGCTTACGACAAATACTTTGGGGACTTTTCAAAAAAATAGTGATTGCTGATAATTGTGCTGAGTTTGTCAATCAGATTTTCAACAGCTCTGCCGACCAGTCAGGAAGTACTTTAGCCTTAGGCGCTGTACTTTTTGCCTTCCAGATCTACGGAGATTTTTCCGGATATTCTGACATTGCTATAGGAACGGCAAGACTTTTTGGAATAGATTTATTAAGAAACTTTGCATTCCCCTATTTTTCAAGGGATATCGCAGAGTTTTGGAGACGCTGGCACATTTCACTCTCTTCCTGGTTCAAAGATTATTTATACATTCCATTAGGCGGCAGCAAAGGCGGAAACTGGATGCGTATCCGTAATACCTTTATTATTTTTATTGTAAGTGGCTTTTGGCACGGGGCCAACTGGACTTTTATTGTCTGGGGAGCGTTGAATGCACTTTTCATCATGCCTTCCATTATCATGAAGACCAACCGTAATCATCTGGAAACCGTGGCACAGGGAAATATACTTCCAACTGTAAAAGAATTTTTTCAAATGACAGTAACCTTTAGTTTGGCGGTATTGGCGTGGATATTTTTCAGAGCAGAAAATATATCACATGCATTTTCCTATATTTCGGGTATATTTTCCAGGTCTCTTTTTTCCATTCCAACTATTACCCCACGTCTTCTTATGCTTCTTATTATAATCTTTATGGTTATTGAATGGCTGGGGAGAGAACAGCAGTACGCTATTGCAAAGCTGGGGCTGCAATGGAAAAGCCCAGTAAGATATGCCATGTATTATGCCATTATTATTGCCATATTCTGGTTTGCAGGCAAAGATCAACAGTTTATTTATTTTCAGTTTTAA
- a CDS encoding alginate O-acetyltransferase AlgX-related protein, translating to MKRLIIKTAFFVAPFFALYIITALFFTTDADLLRLGFLPALDKNYHEKLASSEPTIKFTQLSESKKKTYEILTIGDSFSEQGKSGYQNGLAHDFSLLHIDRFISNNQIQTLIELCNGNFFDTYKVQYVILQGVERNLIRDIQNIDNTSKIDIHQIDSIMINHNRQPLQDEYSFFSRTTLRFPYSTLKYFTDKNYLANGQVYNVELNTGSLFSNHCSKLLFYHDDLNNTIQNNLPENTVKLNRILNELARKLKEKNITLLFLPSPDKYDLYYDYITDKHNFTKPVFFDNFGKLDKEYIYINSKEILTKELDRKKDIYYFDDTHWSPIAARLMAQEIKKVILSRK from the coding sequence ATGAAAAGGCTTATTATAAAAACAGCATTCTTTGTTGCACCCTTCTTTGCTTTATATATCATTACGGCCCTGTTTTTCACAACCGATGCAGACTTGCTCCGTTTGGGATTTCTTCCTGCCCTGGATAAGAATTACCACGAAAAGCTGGCTTCATCTGAACCTACAATAAAGTTTACCCAGCTTTCAGAATCGAAAAAGAAAACATATGAAATCCTGACTATCGGAGATTCATTTTCAGAGCAGGGAAAATCCGGTTATCAGAATGGTTTAGCCCATGATTTCAGCCTCCTGCATATTGACCGCTTTATTTCAAACAATCAGATCCAGACATTGATTGAGCTGTGCAATGGTAATTTTTTTGATACCTATAAAGTTCAATATGTGATTTTACAGGGGGTGGAACGGAATTTAATTCGTGATATACAGAATATAGACAACACATCTAAAATTGATATTCACCAAATAGATTCAATCATGATCAATCACAACCGTCAGCCCCTTCAGGACGAATACAGTTTCTTTTCACGTACAACTTTAAGGTTTCCTTATTCTACACTGAAATATTTCACAGATAAAAATTATTTAGCCAATGGGCAGGTTTACAATGTTGAATTAAATACGGGATCATTATTTAGCAATCATTGCAGTAAACTGCTTTTTTATCATGACGATCTGAATAATACCATACAAAATAATTTACCTGAAAATACGGTTAAACTGAACAGAATTTTAAACGAACTCGCCCGGAAACTTAAAGAAAAAAACATAACCCTTCTATTTTTGCCCTCACCGGACAAATACGATCTGTATTATGACTATATCACTGATAAGCATAATTTTACCAAACCTGTATTTTTTGATAATTTTGGAAAGCTGGATAAAGAATATATCTACATCAACTCTAAAGAAATATTAACAAAAGAATTAGACCGTAAAAAAGACATTTACTATTTTGATGATACCCATTGGTCTCCCATAGCAGCCAGACTGATGGCACAAGAAATAAAAAAAGTAATACTTTCACGCAAATAA